In Bacillus cytotoxicus NVH 391-98, the following are encoded in one genomic region:
- the metE gene encoding 5-methyltetrahydropteroyltriglutamate--homocysteine S-methyltransferase — protein sequence MALHTSNLGYPRIGLQREWKKTLEAFWAQKIDEQQLITTMKEIHLEHLNVQKEKGIDFIPIGDFTYYDHVLDTAYMLGFIPSRFSNFTSYLDIYFAMARGSKDHVASEMTKWFNTNYHYIVPEYEEGLNISLKDNRPLRLYEEAKRELGIDGKPVILGPYTFLKLAKGYTQDQFPTILHKLIAPYVQLLTELHKAGARLIQIDEPIFVSLTKEEMIEAKKLYEAIQKEVPSANLILQTYFDSVEENYTELITFPVSGIGLDFVHGKEGNIKSIVEHGFPAEKTLAIGCIDGRNIWRANLDEVFALFETLKAHIEPKDWIIQPSCSLLHTPVDKTEETHLSPELFDALAFANQKLEELTLIKRGLSEGVNSIEIEITTYRNSHEAVRSSAARNRKDVQTARASLKEEDFSRPLPFEQRYDLQQKALQLPLLPTTTIGSFPQTPEVRQTRKQWRNGEITNEQYEHFIEQETEKWIRHQENIGLDVLVHGEFERTDMVEYFGERLAGFSFTKNGWVQSYGSRCVKPPIIFGDVAFISDMTVKETVYAQSLTNKVVKGMLTGPVTILNWSFVRNDLPRKEVCYQIALALRHEIERLESSGIRIIQVDEPALREGMPLKEKDWDSYIEWAVQSFRLATASVANETQIHTHMCYSNFEDIVDAIRALDADVISIETSRSHGEFIHTLEQTTYEKGIGLGVYDIHSPRVPSKEEMYTIVEQSLKVCNPKYFWINPDCGLKTRRTEEVLPALEHMVEAAKEARTLLKTNA from the coding sequence ATGGCACTTCACACAAGTAATTTAGGTTATCCACGAATTGGATTACAGCGAGAGTGGAAAAAAACATTGGAAGCCTTCTGGGCACAAAAAATTGACGAACAACAACTTATAACAACAATGAAAGAAATCCATCTTGAACATTTAAATGTTCAAAAAGAAAAAGGAATCGATTTCATTCCAATTGGTGATTTTACATATTATGATCACGTGCTAGACACTGCTTATATGCTTGGTTTTATTCCATCACGTTTTTCAAACTTCACATCTTACCTTGATATATATTTTGCCATGGCACGTGGTTCCAAAGATCATGTGGCCTCTGAAATGACAAAATGGTTCAATACAAACTATCATTATATTGTTCCTGAGTATGAAGAAGGACTAAATATTTCTTTGAAAGATAATCGTCCACTTCGCTTATATGAAGAAGCAAAGCGAGAATTAGGAATAGACGGAAAGCCTGTTATATTAGGCCCTTATACATTTTTAAAATTAGCAAAAGGATATACACAAGATCAATTCCCTACCATTTTACATAAACTCATCGCACCATATGTACAATTATTAACTGAGCTTCATAAAGCTGGAGCACGACTCATCCAAATTGACGAACCTATTTTTGTTTCCTTAACAAAAGAGGAAATGATAGAGGCGAAAAAACTTTATGAAGCTATTCAAAAAGAAGTTCCAAGTGCAAACTTAATCTTACAAACATATTTTGATAGCGTTGAAGAAAACTATACAGAACTCATTACATTCCCAGTATCTGGCATCGGTCTGGACTTTGTTCACGGTAAAGAAGGAAATATAAAATCAATTGTAGAACATGGATTTCCGGCCGAGAAAACATTAGCTATCGGCTGTATAGATGGCCGTAACATCTGGAGAGCCAATCTTGATGAGGTCTTCGCTTTATTTGAAACATTAAAGGCACACATTGAGCCGAAAGATTGGATTATTCAGCCTTCGTGTAGTTTATTACATACACCAGTTGATAAGACAGAAGAAACACATTTATCACCGGAACTATTTGATGCGCTTGCATTTGCAAACCAAAAATTAGAAGAACTTACTCTTATAAAACGCGGCCTTTCTGAAGGTGTGAACAGTATCGAAATAGAGATTACTACTTATCGTAACTCTCATGAAGCAGTCCGCTCTTCCGCTGCAAGAAATCGGAAAGATGTTCAAACAGCGAGAGCATCTCTAAAAGAAGAAGACTTCTCTCGTCCTCTTCCATTTGAACAACGTTATGATTTGCAACAAAAAGCTTTACAATTACCGCTACTTCCCACAACGACAATCGGTAGTTTTCCGCAAACTCCTGAAGTTCGTCAAACGCGGAAACAATGGCGAAATGGCGAGATTACAAACGAACAGTATGAACACTTTATTGAACAAGAAACCGAAAAGTGGATTCGCCACCAAGAGAATATTGGTCTTGATGTACTTGTTCATGGCGAATTCGAAAGAACTGATATGGTGGAATACTTCGGCGAACGGCTTGCTGGATTCTCCTTTACTAAAAATGGTTGGGTGCAATCATACGGTTCGCGCTGTGTGAAACCGCCAATCATTTTCGGTGACGTTGCATTTATTAGCGACATGACAGTTAAAGAAACTGTATATGCACAAAGTCTTACAAATAAAGTAGTAAAAGGTATGCTAACAGGTCCCGTAACAATTCTAAATTGGTCATTTGTTCGAAATGATCTCCCTCGCAAAGAAGTATGTTATCAAATTGCACTAGCGCTTCGTCATGAAATTGAGCGACTTGAATCATCAGGTATTAGAATCATTCAAGTTGACGAACCAGCTCTTCGCGAAGGTATGCCCTTAAAAGAAAAAGACTGGGATTCATATATTGAGTGGGCAGTTCAGTCATTCCGCTTAGCAACAGCTTCTGTGGCAAATGAAACCCAAATTCATACGCATATGTGCTATAGCAATTTTGAAGATATTGTCGATGCGATTCGTGCGTTAGATGCTGATGTGATTTCAATTGAAACATCAAGAAGTCACGGAGAATTTATCCATACACTCGAACAGACGACATATGAAAAAGGAATTGGTCTAGGAGTCTACGATATTCACAGTCCACGTGTACCAAGTAAAGAAGAAATGTATACAATTGTAGAGCAATCTTTAAAAGTTTGTAACCCAAAATACTTCTGGATTAACCCAGACTGCGGATTAAAAACAAGAAGAACAGAAGAAGTTCTACCCGCTTTAGAACATATGGTTGAAGCTGCAAAAGAAGCTCGTACACTACTAAAAACAAACGCCTAA
- the comJ gene encoding competence protein ComJ: MELTISYAQLIVMNYDGPPPDIEWTDEAFERRYVQVDDAVIFEAISDYTCEVAGYVGQHREREGIVRKVSVPFVVKDEGVFVKSILSNTVHIDVPKGNYMLVLQVIPLEESRDDELYRVRYELYFESEE, translated from the coding sequence GTGGAATTAACAATTTCCTATGCACAGCTCATTGTGATGAATTATGATGGACCACCGCCGGATATAGAGTGGACGGATGAGGCGTTTGAGAGAAGATATGTGCAAGTGGATGATGCGGTTATTTTTGAAGCAATCTCTGATTATACATGTGAAGTAGCAGGATATGTCGGTCAGCATAGAGAGAGAGAAGGAATTGTAAGAAAGGTATCCGTTCCTTTTGTTGTAAAAGATGAGGGAGTTTTTGTGAAAAGTATTCTTTCTAATACAGTGCATATTGACGTTCCAAAAGGAAATTATATGTTAGTGTTGCAAGTGATTCCACTTGAAGAGTCAAGAGATGATGAACTGTACAGAGTGCGATATGAGTTATATTTTGAAAGCGAAGAATAG
- a CDS encoding NucA/NucB deoxyribonuclease domain-containing protein yields the protein MKQLKGIIISIIAVLSILVAVYEALIPTEQAKQKDGTYDQVLEFPKDRYPETGKHIENAIKEGHSKICTIDRNGAGDRRKQSLAPYPPKKGYDRDEWPMAMCKEGGKGAHIEYISPADNRGAGSWVGNKLDKYQDGTRVKFVVK from the coding sequence ATGAAACAATTGAAAGGCATTATTATTTCAATCATTGCGGTTCTTTCTATTTTAGTGGCTGTTTATGAAGCGCTTATACCGACAGAACAAGCAAAACAAAAGGACGGTACATATGATCAAGTTCTAGAATTTCCGAAAGATCGTTATCCAGAAACCGGAAAGCATATAGAAAATGCAATAAAGGAAGGACATTCTAAAATCTGTACGATTGATAGAAATGGAGCTGGTGACAGACGAAAGCAATCTTTAGCTCCATATCCACCAAAAAAAGGATACGATCGTGATGAATGGCCGATGGCAATGTGTAAGGAAGGAGGCAAGGGGGCTCATATTGAATATATTAGTCCGGCTGATAATAGAGGAGCTGGATCATGGGTCGGTAATAAATTGGATAAATACCAAGATGGTACACGTGTGAAATTTGTAGTGAAATAA